In a genomic window of Buteo buteo chromosome 29, bButBut1.hap1.1, whole genome shotgun sequence:
- the C29H11orf98 gene encoding uncharacterized protein C11orf98 homolog has translation MGIGGKINRPRTELKKKLFKRRRVLARGGRRQKRRSPPGDSGPLLWGKRRRKMLKRLRGTARRVPEAGKKPEAGPPPDVEMAE, from the exons ATGGGGATCGGGGGGAAAATCAACCGGCCGCGGACG GAGCTGAAGAAGAAGCTGTTCAAGCGGCGGCGGGTGCTggcgcggggggggcggcggcagAAGCGGCG GTCGCCCCCCGGGGACAGCGGCCCCCTCCTGTGGGGAAAACGGCGGCGGAAGATGCTGAAGCGGCTGCGGGGAACGGCCCGGCGAG TCCCGGAGGCGGGGAAGAAGCCGGAGGCCGGGCCCCCCCCGGACGTGGAGATGGCGGAGTGA
- the UQCC3 gene encoding ubiquinol-cytochrome-c reductase complex assembly factor 3, with protein MSARRWALALARGSVPVGLGLLLWAAVGAGEERRQETLKALPEVQAELGTRRRQNELIMAALREAAETDENVARRPVPWRK; from the exons ATGTCGGCGCGGCGCTGGGCCCTGGCGCTGGCGCGGGGCTCGGTCccggtggggctggggctgctgctgtgggcGGCGGTGGGGGCGGGCGAGGAACGGCGGCAGGAGACGTTAAAG GCGCTGCCGGAGGTGCAGGCCGAGCTGGGGACCCGGCGGCGGCAGAACGAGCTCATCATGGCGGCGCTGCGGGAAGCGGCCGAGACCGACGAGAACGTGGCGCGGCGGCCGGTGCCCTGGCGGAAGTGA
- the POLR2G gene encoding DNA-directed RNA polymerase II subunit RPB7 isoform X2 translates to MFYHISLEHEILLHPRYFGPNLLNTVKQKLFTEVEGTCTGKYGFVIAVTTIDNIGAGVIQPGRGFVLYPVKYKAIVFRPFKGEVVDAVVTQVGLFTEIGPMSCFISRHSIPSEMEFDPNSNPPCYKTVDEDIVIQQDDEIRLKIVGTRVDKNDIFAIGSLMDDYLGLVS, encoded by the exons atGTTCTATCAC atctcGCTGGAGCACGAGATCCTGCTGCACCCCCGGTACTTCGGGCCCAACCTCCTCAACACCGTCAAGCAGAAGCTCTTCACCGAGGTGGAGGGGACCTGCACCGGCAA gtacGGCTTCGTCATCGCCGTCACCACCATCGACAACATCGGCGCCGGCGTCATCCAGCCGGGCCGCGGCTTCGTCCTGTACCCGGTGAAGTACAAAGCCATCGTCTTCCGCCCCTTCAAGGGCGAGGTGGTGGACGCCGTCGTCACCCAG GTGGGGCTTTTCACGGAGATCGGCCCCATGTCCTGCTTCATCTCCCGCCAC TCCATCCCCTCGGAGATGGAATTCGACCCCAACTCCAACCCTCCCTGCTACAAGACAGTGGACGAG gacATCGTTATCCAGCAGGATGATGAGATTCGCCTCAAAATCGTGGGGACGCGGGTGGACAAGAATGACATC TTCGCCATCGGTTCCCTGATGGACGATTACCTGG gCCTCGTCAGCTGA
- the POLR2G gene encoding DNA-directed RNA polymerase II subunit RPB7 isoform X1, which produces MFYHISLEHEILLHPRYFGPNLLNTVKQKLFTEVEGTCTGKYGFVIAVTTIDNIGAGVIQPGRGFVLYPVKYKAIVFRPFKGEVVDAVVTQVNKVGLFTEIGPMSCFISRHSIPSEMEFDPNSNPPCYKTVDEDIVIQQDDEIRLKIVGTRVDKNDIFAIGSLMDDYLGLVS; this is translated from the exons atGTTCTATCAC atctcGCTGGAGCACGAGATCCTGCTGCACCCCCGGTACTTCGGGCCCAACCTCCTCAACACCGTCAAGCAGAAGCTCTTCACCGAGGTGGAGGGGACCTGCACCGGCAA gtacGGCTTCGTCATCGCCGTCACCACCATCGACAACATCGGCGCCGGCGTCATCCAGCCGGGCCGCGGCTTCGTCCTGTACCCGGTGAAGTACAAAGCCATCGTCTTCCGCCCCTTCAAGGGCGAGGTGGTGGACGCCGTCGTCACCCAGGTCAACAAG GTGGGGCTTTTCACGGAGATCGGCCCCATGTCCTGCTTCATCTCCCGCCAC TCCATCCCCTCGGAGATGGAATTCGACCCCAACTCCAACCCTCCCTGCTACAAGACAGTGGACGAG gacATCGTTATCCAGCAGGATGATGAGATTCGCCTCAAAATCGTGGGGACGCGGGTGGACAAGAATGACATC TTCGCCATCGGTTCCCTGATGGACGATTACCTGG gCCTCGTCAGCTGA
- the DMAC1 gene encoding distal membrane-arm assembly complex protein 1 codes for MQRGPVEEAAAPLPPPAPLPPAKPTPLFGSCWSCRLLSGAGLLLAALWIYQGPRSSMKRGIPPSMATIAQITFAIGVGAWGVIILVDPVGKQLRKEP; via the exons ATGCAGCGGGGCCCGGTGGAGGAGGCGGCGGCTCCGCTCCCGCCTCCGGCCCCGCTTCCCCCGGCGAAGCCGACGCCGCTTTTcggcagctgctggagctgccgcCTCCTCTCGGGCGCGGGGCTCCTCCTGGCCGCCCTTTGGATCTACCAGGGGCCGCGGAGCAGCATGAAACGCGGCATCCCCCCCTCCATGGCCACCATCGCGCAGATCACCTTCGCCAtcg gtgtGGGGGCCTGGGGCGTCATCATCCTCGTCGACCCGGTGGGGAAGCAGCTGCGGAAGGAGCcttga
- the BSCL2 gene encoding seipin — MGLEGCAGAAPQICGAGAGCAGHRPHPSSMGLQLDLGEGPVREVPPKSVGQSVGHALTPPNPLSPTSSPPRPPWVSPIAPVGRSPPPPTPRLGGRRMVGGPVPLLQWGRSRGSLLVLRARRAVLRGGVLLCVTLLLLWASIFLYGTFYYSYMPAVTFVRPVHYAFRTDCGAPGPELCSFPTANVSLLGWNKEKVLLYGQLYRISLELELPESPANRALGMFMVTVTCYGAGGRPLASAARAAMLHYRSRLLRTLHTVAFAGVFLAGFAEEKQTLEVELYSRYREDPYAPTVGAVLEIQSKRIQLYGARLRVHAHFTGLRYLLYHFPLSSALLGVAGNFTFLALLLLAGYLQWVWGGLWPRPRPAPQERRNDGPGVTREEGEAAPPPDREHPELLGPAEATEEADPPLLTAAPVPPPGEEEEEEEKEEEKEEEEGGGPPRGGDPHTAAPPPPRLLQLLSPPPPK, encoded by the exons atggggctggaggggtgtGCAGGAGCTGCCCCACAgatctgtggggctggagccGGGTGTGCAGGGCATCGCCCCCACCCCAGCTCTATGGGGCTGCAGTTGGACTTGGGGGAGGGGCCTGTACGGGAAGTGCCCCCCAAATCTGTGGGTCAGAGCGTGGGCCACGCCCTGACCCCACCCAACCCCCTTTCCCCCACttccagccccccccgccccccatgGGTGTCCCCCATCGCTCCTGTGGGgcgctctcctcctcctcccaccccccgaCTTGGGGGTCGCAGGATGGTTGGGGGGCCGGTGCCCCTCTTGCAGTGGGGCCGGAGCCGGGGGTCGCTGCTGGTGCtgcgggcgcggcgggcggtgctgcgggggggggtcctgctCTGCgtcaccctcctcctcctctgggcCTCCATCTTCCTCTACGGAACCTTCTACTACTCGTACATGCCGGCCGTCACCTTCGTCCGCCCCGTCCATTACGCCTTCCG GACGGATTGCGGCGCCCCGGGGCCGgagctctgctccttccccacgGCCAACGTGTCCTTGTTGGGGTGGAATAAGGAGAAG gtGCTGCTGTACGGGCAGCTCTACCGCATCTccctggagctggagctgccggAGTCGCCGGCGAACCGGGCGCTCGGCATGTTCATGGTGACCGTCACCTGCTACggcgccggcggccgccccctCGCCTCCGCCGCCCGCGCC gccatgCTGCATTACCGCTCCCGCCTCCTCCGCACCCTCCACACCGTGGCCTTCGCCGGAGTCTTCCTCGCCGGTTTTGCCGAGGAGAAGCAGACGCTGGAGGTCGAGCTTTATTCTCGGTACCGGGAGGATCCG TACGCCCCGACGGTGGGGGCGGTGCTGGAGATCCAGAGCAAACGCATCCAGCTCTACGGCGCTCGCCTCCGCGTCCACGCGCACTTCACCGGCCTGCG GTACCTGCTGTACCACTTCCCGCTGAGCTCCGCCCTGCTGGGGGTCGCCGGCAACTTCACCTTcctcgccctcctcctcctcgccggCTACCTGCAGTGGGTGTGGGGCGGCctctggccccgcccccgccccgccccccag GAGAGACGGAACGACGGACCCGGAGTCAcgcgggaggagggggagg ccgccccccccccagacagGGAACACCCGGAGCTGTTGGGGCCGGCGGAGGCCACCGAAG agGCCGACCCCCCCCTGCTCACAGCGGCCCCCGTGCCGCCCCCGGGcgaagaagaggaggaagaggaaaaggaagaggaaaaggaagaggaagaaggggggggccccccccgcGGTGGAGACCCCCacaccgccgccccgcccccgccccgcctgctccagctcctgagtccccccccccccaaataa
- the INTS5 gene encoding LOW QUALITY PROTEIN: integrator complex subunit 5 (The sequence of the model RefSeq protein was modified relative to this genomic sequence to represent the inferred CDS: deleted 1 base in 1 codon) yields the protein MSALCDPPGAASPPPAAPQELGQEVKAFLSGVDPVHGTKLSPKEHARCALLLLRSLPPARHAALEHLRSVFDEQVCAHLLERENGGGTAASATAASAGLGGGVGGRPAASGLEEVVQEVQRALAEFVRANPKAWAPVVSAWSIDLMGQLSSKYAGRHGVPHASSLNELLQLWMSCKATRTLMEIYTQCLSAMIGGCPDACVDALLDTSVQHSPHFDWVVAHIGSSFPNTIINRVLSCGLKDFCAHGAAPGDLLFPAAADKRVPKIASVVGILGHLASRHSGSIKQELLRMFHESLGPARDQHQKAAVPFLLQLAVMSPALLGTISSELVDSLKPNVLNQLHQHFASLPREDLENMVSIVVHLICQTSAGAYRILQFLVNTAMPASVITPPGLTLHDGVREACDRVIQLLLLNLQKLVYNRGGPGLADSPPRPVPFLDALKSHVRELCVETLRLERKRFLWQHQLLGLLAVYSAPHCATDALFFLLTLARTQEELALATQLYAVLSSCLVDLLPATVKTCVCQIHAGRLPEPQIAQLFRNLALVVQWEGGEGGPAAMGVQLGAVVARHLHDFGQLLLHRSPEVAEAACLLLSVCPLPRAVPPAHLLAAVRAAVHQFFAVLRRQNPANLCYSGRLLARLSAVSPAAAKAVLQQLVEGALRGGNAELFGGSAEKTGEEEAGREGSGGDVSLLDVNRRFTAAVNFSGGVWSVFHAGVIGRGLKPASGTGERAPEELAHNAQTFLSLLLRCCRGGRSGETSPDLSVAGINPEAAKAVAAALVESVCPEAAGGELAWPPEEQARGTVERDLRICRRFRDHPLLFPLLRLVAAGRPALCYCSVLLRGLLASLMAYWEACRESRTAGSPWHLQASCSLVACMAEGSLLPPVLGNMHEIFHQLAPFEVHLLLLSVWDYLRDNSPLPQKFTFQAERGVFLRDFSRDGDVGKHLAVLHSVLHKNIHRLGLLAGRFRP from the exons atgtcGGCCCTGTGCGACCCCCCCGGCgccgccagcccccccccggccgcccctcAG gagctggggcaggaggtgaAGGCTTTCCTCAGCGGGGTGGACCCCGTCCACGGCACCAAGCTCTCGCCGAAGGAACACGCTCGCtgcgccctcctcctcctccgcagcctccccccggcccggcACGCCGCCCTCGAACATCTCCGGTCGGTTTTCGACGAACAGGTCTGCGCCCACCTCCTGGAACGAGAAAACGGGGGGGGGACGGCGGCATCGGCGACGGCGGCATCGGCGGGTTTGGGGGGCGGCGTCGGGGGGCGACCGGCGGCGTCGGGGTTGGAAGAAGTGGTGCAAGAAGTGCAGCGGGCGCTGGCGGAGTTCGTCCGGGCGAATCCCAAGGCGTGGGCC CCCGTCGTTTCGGCGTGGTCCATCGACCTGATGGGTCAGCTGAGCAGCAAGTACGCGGGGAGGCACGGCGTGCCGCACGCTTCCAGCCTCAACGAGCTGCTCCAGCTCTGGATGTCCTGCAAAGCCACCCGCACCCTGATGGAGATTTACACCCAGTGCCTCTCGGCCATGATCGGGGGCTGCCCCGACGCCTGCGTCGACGCTTTGCTGGACACGTCGGTGCAGCACTCGCCCCATTTCGACTGGGTGGTGGCCCACATCGGCTCTTCTTTCCCCAACACCATCATCAACCGGGTCCTTTCGTGCGGCCTCAAGGATTTCTGCGCCcacggggcggccccgggggacTTGCTcttccccgccgccgccgacAAGCGGGTGCCCAAGATCGCGTCGGTGGTGGGGATTTTGGGACACCTGGCTTCTCGCCACTCGGGCAGCAtcaagcaggagctgctgcggaTGTTTCACGAGAGCCTGGGGCCCGCCAGAGACCAGCACCAGAAAGCCGCcgtccccttcctcctccagctcgCCGTCATGTCCCCGGCGCTGCTGGGCACCATCTCCTCCGAACTGGTGGATTCCCTCAAACCCAACGTCCTCAACCAGCTGCACCAGCACTTCGCCTCGCTCCCGCGCGAGGACCTGGAGAACATGGTCAGCATCGTGGTGCACCTCATTTGCCAAACCTCTGCCGGCGCTTACCGCATCTTGCAGTTCCTGGTCAACACGGCCATGCCGGCCTCCGTCATCACCCCGCCGGGGCTGACGCTCCACGACGGGGTGCGAGAAGCCTGCGACCGCGTcatccagctcctcctcctcaacctcCAGAAGCTGGTCTACAACCGGGGCGGCCCCGGTTTGGCCGATTCCCCGCCGCGCCCCGTCCCGTTTTTGGACGCCCTCAAGTCCCACGTCCGGGAGCTGTGCGTGGAGACCTTGCGGCTGGAGCGGAAACGCTTCCTTTGGCAGCACCAGCTTTTGGGGCTCCTGGCCGTCTATTCCGCCCCGCACTGCGCCACGGAcgccctcttcttcctcctgacGCTGGCCCGCAcccaggaggagctggcctTGGCCACCCAGCTCTACGCCGTCCTCAGCTCTTGCCTCGTCGACCTCCTCCCCGCCACCGTCAAGACCTGCGTTTGCCAGATCCACGCCGGGCGCTTGCCGGAGCCGCAGATCGCTCAGCTTTTCCGCAATTTGGCTCTGGTGGTGCAGTGGGAGGGCGGGGAAGGGGGACCGGCGGCCATGGGGGTCCAGCTGGGCGCCGTCGTGGCGCGGCACCTCCACGATTTCGGCCAGCTTCTCCTTCACCGCAGCCCCGAGGTGGCGGAAGCCGCTTGCCTGCTGCTCTCCGTCTGCCCCCTGCCCCGCGCCGTCCCCCCGGCTCACCTCCTGGCCGCCGTCCGCGCCGCCGTTCACCAGTTTTTCGCCGTCTTGCGGCGGCAGAACCCCGCCAACCTCTGCTACAGCGGCCGGTTGCTGGCCCGGCTCAGCGCCGTGTCGCCGGCCGCCGCCAAGGccgtgctgcagcagctggtggaggGAGCCCTGCGCGGGGGCAACGCCGAGCTTTTCGGGGGCTCGGCGGAAAAAACGGGCGAGGAGGAGGCCGGGCGAGAGGGAAGCGGCGGCGACGTGTCCCTCTTGGACGTCAACCGGCGCTTTACGGCCGCCGTGAATTTTTCCGGAGGCGTTTGGTCCGTCTTCCACGCCGGCGTGATCGGCCGGGGCTTGAAACCGGCGTCGGGGACGGGCGAGCGGGCGCCGGAGGAGCTGGCGCACAACGCCCAGACGTTCCTCAGCCTCCTGCTGCGCTGCTGTCGCGGGGGTCGCTCCGGGGAAACCTCCCCCGACCTTTCCGTCGCCGGAATTAATCCCGAAGCCGCCAAAGCCGTGGCGGCCGCCTTGGTGGAAAGCGTCTGcccggaggcggcggggggagagCTCGCCTGGCCGCCGGAGGAGCAAGCCCGCGGGACGGTGGAACGGGATTTACGGATTTGCCGCCGGTTCCGCGACCATCCCCTCCTTTTCCCGCTCCTGCGGCTGGTGGCCGCCGGGCGACCGGCGCTCTGTTATTGTTCCGTTCTCCTCCGCGGGCTTTTGGCCAGTTTGATGGCGTACTGGGAAGCGTGCCGGGAAAGCCGGACGGCCGGATCGCCGTGGCACCTCCAGGCTTCTTGTTCCTTGGTGGCTTGCATGGCCGAGGGCTCCTTGCTGCCCCCCGTCCTGGGGAACATGCACGAGATTTTCCACCAGCTGGCTCCGTTCGAggttcacctcctcctcctcagcgtTTGGGATTATTTGCGGGATAACAGCCCCCTCCCGCAAAAATTCACTTTCCAAGCCGAACGGGGCGTTTTCCTGAGGGATTTTTCCCGCGACGGCGACGTGGGGAAGCACCTGGCCGTGCTGCACAGCGTCCTCCACAAAAACATCCATCGCCTGGGGCTCTTGGCCGGACGTTTTCGCCCCTAA